In Chthoniobacterales bacterium, the sequence GTGCCGTGACCGACGATCACGAGACTTGTCTCCGCCGCGGGCACGCCGGGAATTGTCCCGGCGGCGCGCTTGAGGAGCACCTCCGTCATCCGCGGGTGACTGCCGACGGGCTCGCAATATTTGATCGTGCGGAAGCCGCGCCGGGTGAGCGGACCATCCAGGCCGAACTCGCGGGGGATGACCGTGCGCGTGAAATATCCCTCGCTGATGAAATCGGGCACGACATACACGTCGTCGCTCTCGACCATTCGCAGCACTTCGCGCATCGAGGGCTCCTCTTTCCAGAAGCAGGTCGCGACCTCGGCGAAGACGCCCCGGGCGCGGATGGCATCCGCATGGTCGTGGGTCGGCGCGCTCGAATCGGGATTGAGCGTGGACCCGTGACCGACGATCACGAGCGCGGAGTCGGGCTTGGAGAGCATGGAGGATTTACGATTGTCCGGCGTGCCGGGACGCGGCAAACGAAAATCCCCCAAATCGCGGTTGGCGGCCGGGCGCGGCACTTGGTATTCGAATCCGATGTCCGTTTGCTCCGACCAGTGGATTCGCCGCATGGCGAAAGAGAAGGCAATGATCGAGCCGTTTTGCGATGGCCAGATGCGCACCGGCGAGGATGGCGGTCGCCTCATCAGCTACGGTCTCTCGAGCTATGGCTATGACTTGCGCGTGTCCGATGAATTCAAGGTCTTCACAAATGTCTTCAGCTCGGTCGTGGATCCGAAAAATTTCGACCCGTCGTCTTTCGTGGACATCAAGACCGACGTCTGCATCGTGCCGCCGAATTCCTTCGCGCTCGCGCGCAGCGTGGAATACTTCCGCATCCCGCGCGACGTGCTGACGATCTGCGTTGGCAAATCCACCTATGCCCGCTGCGGCATCATCGTGAATGTCACTCCATTCGAGCCCGAGTGGGAAGGCCACGTCACGCTGGAAATCTCGAACACGACGCCGCTGCCGGCGCGAATTTATGCGAACGAAGGCCTCGCTCAGGTCGTGTTTTTCAAGGCCGATGAAATTTGCGAGACGAGTTACGCCGACCGCGGCGGCAAATACATGAAGCAGCGCGGCATCACGATCCCGCGGATGTAACGCGCCGGTGCGACCCCTCCCGGAAAGGCGTCGCCGTGGGCGCAGGCGTGCCGGGAGGGCGCGGTGAATGGGAGGGATATGGCGGCGTGAGCCGGAGGATCTGCTTTTTCAGCCGCAGGGCGATCGCCGGGAGCTTCGAATTGTCGCGGATGAGATTGCGGCGCTCGAAGGGGGCCTTCCTGAGATTGTAGAGTTCGTTGAGCTCGTCCTTATCCGTGTAGGCGATATATTTCCACGGGCCCATCCGGATGGCGCGTTGCCTGGGGCCGTAGTTCGCGAGAATGGGGTGCGCCGGTGCGCGGCCGCCGTAGAGCGCGGCCGTGAGGCTGCGGCCATCACCGTCGGCGGGTTGTTTTCCGCGGATGCCGGCCAGCGCGCAGACGGTGGGGTAGATATCCACGAGCGAGACGGGCTGGTTCTCAATCCGGCCGACGGCTGCGGCGCGCAGGTCGGCGAGGATGAACTCGGCGCGCAGAGACGGCTCCCAAAGGCTGCTTTTGCCGAAGTGGAGCTTCTGTCCCCACGAGTAGCCGTGGTCGCTCCAGAGGACGACAATGGTATTGCGCGCGTAGGGGCTGGCGTCGAGGGCGTCGAGCACGCGACCGACGCAGGCGTCGGCAAAGGCCGCCGCACCGAGGTAGTAACGCGCGGCGACGAGCAATCGAAGGCGGGCGCTTCGGGCCGCGCGCGGAGAGCCGTTGAAACCGAAAAATGCCTTCACCCGGGAATGGTTGCCCTTGGAAACCCTCGTGACGTCGGAAAGATCTCGAAGTTCGGTGAGAAGGTTGATTCTCGCGGCGTTCAGCGCGTCGAACGGCACGCGATCGATGAATTCCTTCGGGGCCGTCCACGGGGTGTGCGGACGACGAAATCCGACGGCCAGAAAGAAGGGGCGGGTGGGATTGATCGCCATACTGCCGGGGATGCCGAGCCTGTCGTTCGCCTGCACGAAGCCGTCGCGGAGCAGCGTCGCGGCGAGTCCGGCATTGATCCAGTCGGGCTGCGCGTCGACGCCAGCCTGCTCCACCCCGAAATTCAGCGGGCTTGGCCCCGAGCCCGGTGCGGGGATGACTTGCTCGAGCGTGCCGCAGGTTCTTTGGAGATAGGCCGTCCAGCTTCGGGCGAGGTCTGGCCAGTCGACGACCGTTGTTCCAATGGTCGTCGCTTCCGCGAAGTGAAAAATCTTACCGAGCCCGAGAGAATCGTAGCCGGCCTGGCGGAGCCGCTGGGGGAGCGTCGTGGCGTCGCGCAGCTGCGAATGCTGATCGCGCAGCGGGTATTTGTTCTCCTGGCTGTAGCCGGAACGCGCCGCGGAAATGCCCGTCAGGAGCGCGGCGCGTGATGCATTGCAAAGCGGATAGCTCGCCCAGGTCTGGGTGAAGGTAACGCCGCGGCTCGCGAGGCGGTTCAGGTTCGGCGTAATGCGGGCTGAGAGCTCATAACGGGCAACCGGATTCGGAACGAGCACGGACAGCAGCGCCGTGGGATCGCCGAGATTTCCGGCAGAGAGCGGGACGAGATCGTCGAGAGCGATGAAGACGAAGTTCGGCCGGGACTGGGCCTGGGCGGAGGCCGGGAAAAGCGAGAGAAAGGCCGTCAACAGGAG encodes:
- the dcd gene encoding dCTP deaminase yields the protein MSVCSDQWIRRMAKEKAMIEPFCDGQMRTGEDGGRLISYGLSSYGYDLRVSDEFKVFTNVFSSVVDPKNFDPSSFVDIKTDVCIVPPNSFALARSVEYFRIPRDVLTICVGKSTYARCGIIVNVTPFEPEWEGHVTLEISNTTPLPARIYANEGLAQVVFFKADEICETSYADRGGKYMKQRGITIPRM
- a CDS encoding CbiX/SirB N-terminal domain-containing protein, with translation MLSKPDSALVIVGHGSTLNPDSSAPTHDHADAIRARGVFAEVATCFWKEEPSMREVLRMVESDDVYVVPDFISEGYFTRTVIPREFGLDGPLTRRGFRTIKYCEPVGSHPRMTEVLLKRAAGTIPGVPAAETSLVIVGHGTSLNDNSAVAAKEQVRRIAALGIYGEVIAAYMEEPPLISAWDELTRCPNVLVLPFFIADGLHSYVDIPVLLGIEEEEGPAASQREVFRRNPYTVRGRQLFYASAIGTEPAIADVILDQVAAFDRSAVAA
- a CDS encoding sulfatase-like hydrolase/transferase, which translates into the protein MSRSAPFSHPLRTPIWPVPARCLLLLTAFLSLFPASAQAQSRPNFVFIALDDLVPLSAGNLGDPTALLSVLVPNPVARYELSARITPNLNRLASRGVTFTQTWASYPLCNASRAALLTGISAARSGYSQENKYPLRDQHSQLRDATTLPQRLRQAGYDSLGLGKIFHFAEATTIGTTVVDWPDLARSWTAYLQRTCGTLEQVIPAPGSGPSPLNFGVEQAGVDAQPDWINAGLAATLLRDGFVQANDRLGIPGSMAINPTRPFFLAVGFRRPHTPWTAPKEFIDRVPFDALNAARINLLTELRDLSDVTRVSKGNHSRVKAFFGFNGSPRAARSARLRLLVAARYYLGAAAFADACVGRVLDALDASPYARNTIVVLWSDHGYSWGQKLHFGKSSLWEPSLRAEFILADLRAAAVGRIENQPVSLVDIYPTVCALAGIRGKQPADGDGRSLTAALYGGRAPAHPILANYGPRQRAIRMGPWKYIAYTDKDELNELYNLRKAPFERRNLIRDNSKLPAIALRLKKQILRLTPPYPSHSPRPPGTPAPTATPFREGSHRRVTSAGS